A genomic window from Sulfurimonas hongkongensis includes:
- a CDS encoding NAD(P)/FAD-dependent oxidoreductase → MKIYDVLILGGGASSLMCGAHLSKKLSVGIIDVNAKVAQKLKISGGGKCNITNTIMSQRNFDGDEKLISSVLSRFSRDDLLEFLKQNSLSPVVRKNRYYFCKDSSDEIINILKKLTSKLTFLLNTEILEVSKVEEIFYVKTNKGEIKASRVVVATGAKSYKTLGASEIGLEIAKSFGIETKEFTPALVGLTLQKEQFWMKELSGLSCFTRIKVEDRVLEEDLLFAHKGISGPVVLSASLYWKKGNISIDFLPDTDIFELIKGSKKLISSVIPLPKRLSVAILKALEVSDVECRKIIKEQREKLSNIHNYEFAPAGNFGFTKAEVCRGGVLSGELDFKNLESKKIKNLHFIGEVVDVTGELGGYNFQWAFSSGVVCAREINNSF, encoded by the coding sequence ATGAAAATATATGATGTTTTAATCCTCGGCGGAGGAGCTAGTTCTTTGATGTGTGGGGCTCATTTGAGCAAAAAATTAAGTGTTGGCATCATCGATGTTAATGCTAAAGTTGCACAAAAACTTAAAATCTCTGGTGGTGGTAAGTGTAATATCACAAACACCATAATGAGCCAGAGAAACTTTGATGGAGATGAGAAGCTTATTTCAAGTGTTTTGAGTCGTTTTAGCAGAGATGATTTGTTGGAGTTTTTAAAGCAAAACTCACTTAGTCCAGTTGTGCGAAAAAACCGTTACTACTTTTGCAAAGACTCATCTGATGAGATTATAAATATCTTAAAAAAACTCACTTCAAAACTCACTTTTTTATTAAATACTGAAATCTTAGAAGTTAGTAAAGTAGAGGAAATCTTTTATGTTAAAACCAACAAAGGCGAGATAAAAGCTTCAAGAGTTGTAGTAGCAACTGGTGCAAAGAGTTACAAGACTTTGGGAGCAAGTGAGATTGGGCTTGAAATTGCTAAGAGTTTTGGTATCGAGACAAAAGAGTTTACCCCAGCACTAGTAGGGCTTACTCTTCAAAAAGAGCAGTTTTGGATGAAAGAGTTGAGCGGACTTAGCTGTTTTACTCGCATAAAAGTAGAAGATAGAGTCTTAGAAGAGGATTTGCTCTTTGCTCACAAAGGCATTAGTGGTCCTGTAGTCCTTAGTGCATCTCTGTACTGGAAAAAAGGCAATATCTCTATAGACTTTCTACCAGATACAGATATATTTGAGCTGATAAAGGGGAGTAAAAAACTTATAAGTTCAGTTATTCCTCTACCAAAAAGATTGAGCGTAGCTATACTTAAAGCCTTAGAGGTTTCAGATGTAGAGTGCAGAAAAATCATAAAAGAGCAAAGAGAGAAACTTAGCAACATTCACAACTATGAGTTTGCTCCAGCTGGTAACTTTGGTTTTACTAAGGCTGAGGTCTGTCGTGGCGGAGTTTTATCAGGCGAGCTAGACTTTAAAAACCTAGAATCAAAAAAAATAAAAAACTTACACTTTATAGGCGAGGTTGTTGATGTAACGGGAGAACTTGGAGGCTATAACTTTCAGTGGGCTTTTAGTAGTGGCGTAGTTTGTGCAAGAGAGATAAATAACTCTTTTTAA
- a CDS encoding type II toxin-antitoxin system PemK/MazF family toxin: protein MVAHMTSTNKDYPTQVKLSKDSFIVLDQIRTISVKRVVKNSRLNYHLKI, encoded by the coding sequence ATAGTCGCACATATGACATCAACAAATAAAGACTATCCAACACAAGTAAAATTATCTAAAGACAGTTTTATAGTGCTAGATCAGATAAGAACTATATCAGTAAAAAGAGTTGTAAAAAACTCGAGATTAAATTATCACCTAAAAATATAA
- the thiD gene encoding bifunctional hydroxymethylpyrimidine kinase/phosphomethylpyrimidine kinase, with protein MKLVLTIAGSDSSGGAGIQADLKTFEAFGAFGASAITVLTAQNTMGVSDIYEVEALFVKEQIESVLQDFDVSAIKIGMLYSKEIIKPLNIPIVLDPVFISKANSKLLNQDAIAANLALGKTLEESIEVSKKFIHNAILKAPKIGHSRGPINHKTAGEML; from the coding sequence ATGAAATTAGTACTAACAATAGCGGGATCTGATAGTAGCGGTGGCGCTGGGATTCAAGCTGATCTTAAAACATTTGAAGCTTTTGGTGCTTTTGGAGCATCTGCTATAACTGTGCTTACTGCACAAAACACTATGGGCGTTAGTGACATCTATGAAGTAGAAGCTTTATTTGTAAAAGAGCAGATAGAGTCGGTTTTACAAGACTTTGATGTGAGTGCTATAAAGATAGGAATGCTCTACTCAAAAGAGATTATAAAACCTTTAAACATCCCAATAGTACTCGACCCAGTTTTTATCTCAAAAGCAAACTCTAAACTACTCAACCAAGATGCCATAGCTGCAAATTTGGCACTAGGCAAAACACTTGAAGAATCCATAGAAGTATCTAAAAAGTTTATCCACAATGCGATACTTAAGGCTCCTAAAATCGGACACTCAAGAGGACCGATAAACCATAAAACAGCAGGAGAGATGTTGTGA